In Asticcacaulis sp. SL142, the sequence GCGGGTCATGTCCCTACGGCCCTCATAATTTTGTCAGAAACGACCGCTTTTTTCAGAGTTTTCCATGCACATCTACCGCTCACATACCTGCGGCGCCCTGCGCGCCACCGATGATCAGGCCGCTGTTCGTCTTTCGGGCTGGGTTCACCGCAAGCGCGATCATGGGGGCTTGCTGTTCATCGATTTGCGCGACCATTACGGCCTGACGCAATTGGTGTTCGATCCGGCGACACCGGGCTTTGATAAGGTCGAACGCGTGCGCGCCGAAAGCGTCATTCGCATCGACGGCAAGGTCGTGAAGCGCACCAGCGATACCATCAATGCTAACCTGCCGACCGGCGAAGTCGAAGTGCAGGTCACATCGGTTGAAATCCTGAGTGAGGCTGCCGAACTGCCGCTGCCGGTGTTTGGTGAGCCGGAATACCCCGAAGAAATCCGCCTGAAAAACCGCTTCCTCGACCTGCGTCGTGAGACCCTGCATAAGAACATTGTGTTGCGCTCGCGCGTGATCCAGTCGATCCGCAACCGCATGGTCGAGCAGGGCTTTCTTGAGTACCAGACCCCGATCCTAACGGCCTCATCGCCGGAAGGGGCGCGTGACTTCCTGGTGCCGTCGCGTATGCACCCCGGCAAGTTCTACGCCCTGCCGCAAGCGCCGCAGCAGTTCAAGCAGTTGCTGATGGTGTCGGGCTTTGACCGCTATTTCCAGATTGCGCCTTGCTTCCGTGACGAAGACCTGCGCGCTGACCGTTCTTTGGAATTCTACCAACTCGACGTTGAGATGAGTTTTGTGACGCAGGAAGATGTGTTCGCGGCCATTGAGCCGCTGATGCACGGCCTGTTTACCGAGTTTGGCGAAGGTAAGCGCGTATCAAACTATCCATTCCAGCGCATCCCGTATCGTGAATCGATCGCCAAATATGGTTCCGATAAGCCGGACCTGCGCAACCCCATCGAGATGCAGGACGTGTCCGAGCATTTCCGAGGTTCGGGCTTTAAGGTGTTTGCGTCGATCCTAGAGGCTGATGCTAAAAACAAGGTCTGGGCAATTCCGGCTAAGACCGGTGGTTCGCGGGCGTTTTGCGACCGAATGAACTCATGGGCGCAGGGCGAGGGCCAAAAGGGTCTGGGCTATATCTTCTGGCGCACGCCGGAAGGGGCGTCTGAGGGCATTGAACCGTCGGGCCCGGTGGCTAAGAACATTGGCGACGAGCGTACCGAAGCTCTGCGTGGCCAATTGGGCCTTGACGCGGGTGACGCGGTATTCTTTGTCGCGGGTAACCCGGACGAGTTCTATAAGTTTGCAGGGTTGGCGCGGACCAAGGTCGGCACGGATTTAGGGCTGGTTGACGAAGATCAGTTCCGTTTCTGCTGGATCGTTGATTTTCCGATGTTTGAGTGGAATGACGATGAAAAGAAGGTCGATTTCTCGCACAACCCGTTCTCGATGCCGCAGGGCGAGATGGAGGCTTTGCTCACCAAAGACCCGCTCGATATCCTCGCGTATCAATATGACATCGTCTGTAACGGTTATGAACTGTGCTCAGGGGCGATCCGTAACCACAAGCAGGACATCATGCTTAAGGCGTTTGAGATCGCGGGCTATGACGAAGCGTTTGTCGAAGCGCAGTTCGGCGGGATGCTCAATGCGTTTAAATATGGCGCACCTCCGCACGGCGGTCTGGCACCGGGTATCGACCGTATCGTGATGCTGCTGGCCGGCCAGACGGCAATCCGCGAAATCATCGCCTTCCCGCTGAATCAGCAGGGGCAGGACGTGATGATGTCGGCCCCTTCGGAAGCGCTTGATAAGCAGTTGAAGGAATTGTCGATCCGGACGGCGTTGCCGATCAAGGTTAGCTAACTTATGGGGTTTGGGGCCAATGGCCCCAAGTCTTCTAATTCAATAAAAAACCCGGTCATATTGACCGGGTTTTTTATTGAAACAGCAGGTTTGTGGGGTCACAGACCCCACGCCCCGTAAATCAGCATACCGGGATGCGCAAACCCCGCGGCAATTGCGTTTCGCGATCCCCACACGCGCCGTCAAGCTGACGCTGTGTTAGGCCACGCGCGGAAGACATCTCAGCACCGGAAAAGTTCACGCCCGTCAGAGTGGCGCCTGAGAAGTTCGCGCCCTCAAGATAGGCCCCCACAAAGGTCGCATTGGTCAGGTTGGCCTTGGCGAAATTAGCATTAGAGAACAACGCGCCAAAGCCGTTCAGATCACGCAGATCGCCACCCGCAAACGACGTGCGGTTAAACGACCCCAGGCTTAAGTCCGCTTGACGCAAACGCGCCCCGGCGAAGTTCTTGCCCTTAAGCTCACGATTGCTGAAATCGGCCTGAAACAGGTTGCAGCCCGCGCACGATGTTCCGCTTTGGGCCCTCCCGATCTGACCGGCATTTTGTGCGGCGACGGGGGAAGCGAGTACGGCCATAACTGCCAATAGCGACAACAAGCGTTTCATCTTAAGACACCTCAATCTGTTTCGTCGTGACTAAGCAAGACCGGTGCCAAAAATCAACTGTCAGGCGGTAAATCCATGCCGATATCATCATTTGACGCTTTTTTGGCGAAGGGTATGACCACCAGATTATCGGTATTGGCCCCGCGCGCAAAACCTTTGGATATCAACTGAGATGCGCGGATGCCTTCGGAGTCGTTGGTCTGTTCCCCGTCCCCCAGACCATCGGCATTGAGCGCATCCGGATCAGCATTGGCAAGGTCCGTGCGATCAAGGTACGAAATCGCCAGTTCCCGGAACAGATAATCCAGAATGGAGGTCGATGATTTGATGGAGTCATTGCCGCTGACCGGGCCGGCCGGTTCAAAACGGGTGAACACGAACGCATCGACAAATTCATCGAGCGGCACGCCGTACTGCAGGCCGATAGATACGGCGATGGCGAAATTGTTCATCATTGAACGGAAGGCAGCGCCTTCCTTATGCATGTCGATGAAGATTTCCCCGACGCTGCCATCGTCATATTCACCGGTGTGCAGATAGACCTTATGGCCGCCAACCGAAGCTTTCTGGATATAGCCCTTACGACGATCAGGCAGCTTTTGGCGCGAGCGGTCACGTTCAACGATCTTTTCCACCACCTTTGCCTGCGCAGGTTCCGGTTGTGGGCGGGCCTCAAGCAGATTACGCTTAGGCGCATCCTCAATGACCGGAATATCGAGATGGAAATCATCCGGCGGCGTGGTCGGTTGCAGGCTTATGGCGCGCAAATCCATATTGGCCGCCATCGACAACAGTTTCAGGCTGTCGGGCAGGTTCTGGCCAAACGGAATATGGATGCGCGCGGCCGACGGCGCGCTTGAGAAACTCTCAAGCTTTTGTCGCATCAATAGCCGCGCCTTTAAACCGGGGGCCGTAAAGATGGCACGCTGGTTTTCGGTTAAGTTGTCAAAATCAGCTAATGTTTGATGACCAAAGATGAAGGCTTCGGCTTCGGCGATTTGCGCGGCGGTAAAGCCCATAACGGTTAACAGGTTATAGTCAGGACTTAAAATGTCCTCATCGCTGACGCCCCAGATGTCGCGCACGAAATCCTTATCGATAGTGTTGAAAACGTCGGTCAGGTTACGGGCGGTCAGAAGTGCCGCCTCAAGCCGCCCAATCTCAAAATCGGTCAAACCCCGCGCCTTAAGCTGGGGCGGCGACAGATAGGGCGCCTCAAACAGGGAGCGTGCCCCCAAAACATGCCGACGCGCATCGGCCAATGACGCACCCGCCCGTATCAGGCCCGCGATGGTGGCCTCAGACAGGGTTTCAATAATCTCACCGTCTTCGGTTTCCAGTACCGACGTCAGACCCGAAAGTGGCTGATCATGCAGGCTAACCCCCAGTCGCAACGTCAGTTCCGGATCGTCAAACAGGGCCGTGGTCTGAGCGTGGCGCAAACCTGATTTCTTGGCCGTTTTCAACGCGTCCTGAATGAGCGTCAGACTATGGGCCTTAAGGTCCGCGTGGCCCTTTAGGCTGGAAATTCGATAGATTTGCTGCGACAGGCTATGTAAAATCTGGTCTTTATCCGCGCTGAAGGTCTTATAGGCCCCATGCGATGTGGCCAGTTGCGCCGATATGTATAGACTTTGGGCTTGCATGGCGGCCATCAGACCTGCGGCAAAATCAAGCCCATCCGCATCTGCAGGACTGAGGTTCAAAGCCATCAATAACTCAGACACCCCGCCGATCGTCAGGGCCAGAGGGCGGTCAAAGCAACGCCTCAGCGCGTGGTCCTCGGTCGCACTGAAAGCGGTGGCGGTTTCGATATCAAGCGCTAGGGTCCACAACGCCACGCACTGACTAAAGGCGGTAGCGTCAAAGCCCTTATCCGCATCGTAAAAACCGAACACATTAATCGCGGCCTTGGGCGCGAGCGCCTGTCCGGCCAAGGCTTGCGCATCCAACGGATCAAAGGTCAGATATAACTGCCCGGTTTCCTGAGCGACCTGCGCCGCCAGACGCGCGGACGGATCACCGGCCGCGATCAGGGCGCGTGAAGCCAGAGCGATTTTGGGTTCATGCGGGGGGGAATTGGCGTCGATGGTCTGCTGCGACCAAGGCGGCAAAACGGCATCAGTGGCGGCATTTTGCGCCGATTGAATGGTCAGTGAGATCAAATGATCGCTGGCGCCGAGCTTACGCGCGGCCTGGGCGGCGCGGGCCAGGGCCGGATTATGGCGCAGGCTTGTGCGGTGGTCACCTTCGGCGCGGGCGATGGCGGTGGTAATCTCGTTCAGCGCGTCGTGTAAATGGGTGCGGGTGGTGCGTGAAATCTGGTCTGAGCGATAGGCTATCAAAAACTGGCGCAGATCACGGTCGCAGGCCGGATCATCTAGTTGCCAAAACTTGGTCTCAGGCGGTTCCGGCACACGGTCACCGGCCAATGGGTGGATGCGATGACCGCTTTTCAGGGATAAGGCTGGCGCGGCATAGCCCAGCAGGATGCTGGCGCGCAGTTCACGCAGGAAATGGGCCGCGCTTTGGGAATCTTCGAAATAACCCAGCGCATAGCCCCAGGCCGTCAGACGCTGCGCATACCGCTCGACCGCGCCACCCAACGCCAGATCGAACGGATCGTCATGAACGATGCGGTGATCGATATCGGGGGCCAGTTGCGGCTGATCTTCGGGCAGGATATCGGCCCAGTCCAGCCACGCCTCCAGGCGGACGTTTGACCAGTCGCGCGGCGCTAAAATTTCATCGTAACCGTCGGGCCGTTCGATAAAGCGGTCTTCGAGACTGATGTCATAGATCAGGCGGTTGGAAAAATCCGACTCTAAGCGCATGGCGTCGTGTCCCGTTCAATGTGGGCTAGGGGGTAATCTTAGGGCTGCATTAACCACTTATCAATAAATGTAGTTGGTTTGGTGCTTATATCCACAATATATTGATCGGGTGAGCGGGTGTGGATAATTGTGGCCACCGGCGCGATGTTAGGAAATTTCAGGGACTGTGGCTTTACCTCGGCATCGGGGATCACTATAGTAACTGCAAGTTTTTATGATCTGCCGGGTCTGTGATTCACGGGTGTGAATGGGGATTTTCGGATCAGTTACAGGATGTTTGCCGTGTTAGCTAATATGTTTACCTGGTGGAGCAGTGCTACAATCGGAACCTTATGGACGATTGGCCGTCTGGGCAAATTTGTCGGTTCCGATGAGTTCGGCAACAAATACTACGAAGCCCGCGACACCAAGGAAAGCTATGGCGACAAAAAGCGCCGGTTCGTGATCTACAAAGGCTATGCCGATGCCTCAAAAATTCCACCCGATTGGCACGGCTGGATGCACTATGTCTACGATACGCCGCCGTCGGATACGCCGCTGCCGCGTAAAAGCTGGGAGCAGCCGCATTTGCCGAACATGAGCGGCACACCCTTGGCGCAATACCCAAAGGGCTCGCTCAACGCGCAGACCGAACGTCAGAAATCGACCGGCGATTACGAAGCCTGGAAACCGTAGGCGCAGAGCGACATGGTCAATAAACCCAAAACCGGTATGTTAAAAACAAGGCTCCTGTGGGGGCTTGTGCCGGTTATGGCTGTGGCAGGCGTGGCGATTGCCCAGATCCCGCCCGATGAAGAACCGCCCGCACGTCAGGGACGGTATGTCGATTCCCAGAACTACGACCCTGAGCCCTATTATGTTGATGGGGTTGAGTTTAAGCCCTATGTCCCGGAAGGCGCGCGCAAGGTGACGAGCCGCACAGACACGCGACCGGTAGCCCCGCAAACACCACCGGCGACACGCGGCATCGCCAGTGGTCAGCCTGTGCCGGCAACGTCATCTGATGCGGCTGCGTCGGCGACTGTCGCCGCAGCGCCAAGCTTAAAGGGCGCCGTCGGGGACGGTGAAGAGGCGTCTGAGACTGTTGAAGCCCCCAAGGTGCCGGCCAAGCGCCAACGTCATGGGGCGGCCATCATACAGGCGCTGGATAAGGTCACGGCGGAGACCGTGCGCTTTGAGGCGCGGGTCGGCAAACCTGTGCGCTATAAGGGCCTGATCTATACCGTCAAGGCGTGTGAAACGACCACTGACGAAGAGGCGCAAGGGGACATCATCGCCTATATGGAAGTCCAATCCTCGCCGCAGATCACCGAAACCACTAAGATCATGCCCAAGCCCAGGTCGATTTTTCGCGGCTGGACCTATGCGTCGTCACCGGGCATTAACGGGCTTCAGCACCCGGTTTATGACGCCTGGGTGATTTCCTGCCGCGCGCCCTTAGTCCGCAAATCCTAGAACTTTCAGTGCGGTTCGACCGTCTGTGCGGGCGGGCAGATCGTAAAAGTCGGCTTCAATCGTCAAGGCCTGTTTGAGGCGGGTGTGATAATCATCCCGATCGATTTCCTCTGTGCCAAACTGTTTGAGATGATCGGTCTGAAACTGGCAATCCAGCAAGCTGTAACCGCCGCTTTTTAGGCGGGCCACAAGATGGACGAGGGCGATTTTGGACGCATCCGTGGCGCGTGAGACCATACTTTCGCCAAAGAAGGCCCCGCCGATGGCGACACCATAAAGCCCGCCAACCAGCTGGTTGTCATGCCAGACCTCAATACTGTGGGCAAGGCCGCGCGCGAACAGGGCCTGATAAAGGCTCTGGATCGGATGACTGATCCAGGTATTTGGTCGGTCATTAGCGCTTTCGGCGCACAGTTCGATGACCTGACTGAAGGCCGTATCGACGCGCACTTCAAATGGTGTAGTGCGCACTGTGCGTCTTAAGCGAGATGGGATATGGAAGCCATCAAGCGGCAATATTCCGCGCTTGGGCGGATCAACCAAAAACAGATAGTCGTCATCACGCGCATCCGACATAGGGAATATGCCGTTGCGATAGCTGTCGATCAGGTCGTCTAAGGTGAAGCTTGGCACTTTGCCCCGCTAAAGTACGGGTGCAGGGGCTTTACGCCCCTGCTTCCTGAGCCTTGATCCAGTTTTCCAGCCAGTGAATGTTGTAGTCACCACTTTGGATGTCTTTTTCATTCAGCAGGTCGACAAACAACGGGATCGTTGTGTCTATACCGGCGACCACGATTTCCGACAGAGCGCGCTTGAGGCGGGCCAGGGCTTCGGGGCGGTCGCGGCCATGCACGATCAGCTTGCCCACCATCGAGTCATAATAGGGCGGGATCGCATAGCCGTTATAGATGGCCGAATCCATACGCACGCCTAAGCCGCCGGGGGCGTGATAATCGGTGATCGTGCCGGGTGAGGGCACAAAGGTGCGGGCGTTTTCAGCATTAACGCGCACCTCGATCGAGTGGCCTTTGATGGTGATGTCGTCCTGCGTGAACGACAACGGCAAACCCGCAGCGATGCGGATCTGCTCACGCACCAGATCAACCCCAGTGACAAACTCAGTCACCGGATGCTCGACCTGAAGACGGGTGTTCATCTCGATAAAGAAGAACTCGCCGTCCTCATACAGGAACTCAATCGTACCGACGCCGAGATAGCCGATTTTGCGGATAGCATCGACGACGACCTTACCGATTTTGTCGCGGGCAGCATCGTCAATAGCGGGCGAGGGCGCTTCTTCGAGTACCTTTTGGTGGCGGCGTTGCAGGGAGCAATCACGCTCGCCGAGATGCACGACATTGCCGTGGCTGTCGGCGATAACCTGAATTTCAATGTGACGCGGCTTCTGGAGGTAGCGCTCCATATAGACCGTGCCATCACCAAAAGCGGCAGCGGCTTCGGATTGCGCGCTCATGACCGCTTCGGACAGGGATTCGCGATCTTTGGCGACCTTCATGCCGCGACCGCCGCCACCGGCAGCAGCCTTGATGATCAGCGGGAAGCCGATGTGTTCGGCGGCCGCCAGAGCTTCCTCGACCGTGGCGACGCCACCGTCTGAGCCCGGAACAACCGGGATGCCGGAATCCTTTGAGGCCTGCTTGGCGGTGATCTTATCGCCCATCAGGCGGATATGCTCAGGCTTTGGGCCAATAAAGGTCATGCCGTGAGCACCGACGATTTCGGCAAAGCGGGCATTTTCCGACAGAAAGCCATAGCCCGGATGGATCGCCTGTGCGCCGGTGATTTCGGCCGCGGCAATGATCGACGGGATATTCAGATAGCTTTTGGAGGCTGCGGGCGGGCCGATGCAAACGCTTTCGTCGGCCAGATGGACATGCATGGCATGGCGGTCGGCTTCACTGTGCACGGCGACGGTCGCAATGCCCATTTCCTTACACGCACGAATGACGCGAAGGGCGATTTCGCCACGATTGGCAATGAGAATCTTATCAAACATTTTGTGTTTACTCGAACGCGATCAGAGGCGCGCCAAATTCGACGGGTGCGGCATCCGCCACCAGAATTTCGGCCACCACACCGTCCTTGGGCGACGGGATCGGGTTCATGGTTTTCATGGCTTCGACGATCATGATGGTCTGACCGGCCTTAACACGATCGCCGACCTTGATAAACACCGGCGCGCCGGGTTGCGGCGACAGGTAAGCCGTGCCGACCATAGGCGAAGATACCACATCCTTGGCGGCAGCTTTGGGGGCCTCAGCGGCGGGTGCGGCAGCCGGGGCTGCGGCTTGCGGTGCCGCCACGGGTGCGTGCGCCACAGCGTAGGTCGCGGTCGGTGCGGCGGTCAGTTGACGCGCGACGCGGATCTTCAACTCACCCTGTTCGACTTCGATTTCGGACAGATCCGTTTCCTTGAGGATATCCGCAAGTTTGCGTACCAGACGCGGATCGATGGGGTCGGAGGAACCTTTGGGAGAAGACATTTTTTTACCTAAAAGCTTGTTAATTCTTATGGTTGTTCAATAAGGCGTAGAACTGCCGATATGGCCAGTTCATAACCAATGGGGCCGAAACCTGCAATCACCCCTTTGGCCACATGAGACACATAGGTGTGATGGCGAAACGCTTCGCGCGACGCCGGATTGGACAGGTGACATTCGATGATTGGCACGGTCAGGGTTTTCAGCGCATCCAGCAACGCCACAGAGGTGTGACCGTAACCGGCAGGATTGATAATGAGTGCCGCCGCATCTGTGCGGGCCTCATGTATCCAGTCGATCAACTGACCTTCGTGATTCGATTGAAGGAATATCAGCGTGTAACCGGCTGCCGTCGTCAGGGCTTCACAGGACGCCTTGATGTCGTCAAGGCGAATATACCCATAAATTTCCGGCTCCCTGACCCCAAGAAGGTTGAGGTTGGGGCCATTAAGGACATATATGGACTTAGACATGACACCGCCAATTGACTGGACGGTTCTTGTATCGTGTGAAACTCACGTCCACAAGCCGAACATCGGTGAAACGGCGTGAAAAGTGGCCAAAATGGGCCGAAAAGCGGCGAAAAATGGTAAAAATCCTGCTGAATGGCGAATCCAGAGAGGTTGGCGCGGCGAATATTCTGGCCCTGATCGAAGAGATCGGAATCGAAGCCCGTAAGCTGGCGGTCGAGCAGAATCTCGAAATCGTGCCACGTTCACAATATCATGAGACGGCTATTCATGACGGCGACCGGATAGAGATCGTCCATTTTGTCGGCGGTGGATAAGGGACTTCGCTCAAAAGTTTCGGCGGCATAAGCCGCCAAATATATTTTGAGCGGCTCAATATCGAAAATCTCAAACTCGGGGCGGCCCTTCGTTTGAGACTTGCTTTAATTAAGGTAGTTATCATGGCTTTGGATCAGATTGTGACGAAAACAGACGACACATGGATCGTGGCGGGGCGGACGTTTTCATCTCGCCTGATCGTCGGCACCGGCAAGTACAAGGACTATGCCCAGAACGCGGCAGCCGCGCGGGCGTCGGGTGCTGAGATCGTCACGGTCGCCGTCCGCAGGGTCAATCTGACCGATCCGAACCAGCCGATGCTGATGGATTACGTGAAACAGGACGAGTTCACCTATCTGCCTAACACCGCCGGATGTTTTACCGGCGAAGACGCGGTCAGAACCTTACGTCTGGCGCGTGAGGCTGGGGGCTGGAACCTGGTCAAGCTTGAGGTGCTGTCCGACCCCAAAACCCTCTATCCCGATATGGAAGAAACCCTGCGGTCGTTAAAACTGCTGGTCACAGACGGGTTTGACGTCATGGTCTATTGTTCGGACGATCCGGTCTACGCCAAAAAGCTGGAGGAAGCGGGTGCGGTTGCCATAATGCCCTTGGGCGCGCCGATCGGATCGGGCTTAGGTATCCAGAATAAGGTCACCCTGCGCATTATTATTGAGAACGCCAAAGTGCCGGTGCTGGTCGATGCTGGTGTCGGTACGGCGTCGGATGCGGCGGTCGGTATGGAACTGGGCTGTGATGCCATCCTGATGAACACCGCCATTGCTGAGGCCAAAGATCCGATCCGCATGGCCGTGGCCATGAAGCACGCCGTCATTGCCGGTCGCGAAGCCTACCTGGCCGGGCGTATGCCGAAAAAGCTTTATGCCGATCCGTCATCGCCGCTGGCGGGGCTTATTTAGCCATATCTGTCAGCGCCTCGCGCCATTGCTGGGCGATGGCAGCGGGGACAAAGCGCGACATAGCGGCGGTCATTTGGGCGCGGCGGTCTTGGCGCTCAGCGTCTGGCATATCGATCAGCCGGATCATGGCGGCGGCGATCTCAGACTCGTTTTCGGCGTCAACACCCAGCGCGCCATCGCCCGCCACTTCTTCGAGGACGCTATCCTTGGTGACCAGCGGCACCAGACCATAACGAATGGCCTCAGCCACCGGCATCCCAAACCCTTCGAGCAAGCTCGGCAGGACAAAGCCCGAAGCGTTCTGATACAGCCACGCCAGTTGGGCGTCCGAGACATATTTCAGCATGACCACGCCTTCGGTCTCAAGGGCGGCCTTTTGGACAGCCTCAAACCCCGGTTCTTTTGAGCCGCACAGCACATAGTTGACGCCGCGTTTGGCGAGGCCCGACTGCGTAAACGCTTTCATCGACCGGATCTGGTTCTTACGGGTGCCCAAAGCGCCCACGGTGAGCAAAAATGGGCCTTTGACGCCTTCGACCGGCTCCGCCTCGCCGCCGGAGACATCCTGCCGGATGGCGGGATAGATCACCCGTTCACTGGCCAGTTTGGCACCCGGATAACAGGCGGCAAACGCCTTTTGCGTGGCCTGACTGACGAAGATGACGTGCGGGCCGACCGCGGCAATCTGTTTATAGATATGGTCGTAAATCGGGCGGGTGTTGGGATCGAACAGATCGGGATGCGTGATCGGGCCGACATCGTGGCAGATGACCGCATCCGCCGCGGTCAGCCGGGTTGAGGGGATGCTGAACGGGTCCATATGCAGCAGGGGCCGCGCCGGTCGGTGCGGTGGCAACAGCCCGAACGGCCCGCCCAAAGCCTTACCCGTCACCTGAAGGTGCTGGATGCGGCCCAAAGCCTTACCAAACAGGCGCTGAGGCGGGGTCTTGCTGTGGTAATAACCGTAGTAGGTTTCCCCCAGCAGATCACCGCACGCGTCGATAATGTCCTTGCCGATGAAATATTTACCTGTCCGATTATAGATGGACAGGGAAAATTCGACATCGAACAAAGGCGTTGCGGCAGATTGGGTCAAGATCGGTCCGAGGGTTTGGCGTAAGACGCAATCAATGATTGCTTTCGCTAACCTTACCATAGCCGGTCTTAAAAACCACTGAATTGTCGCGGTGCAACAAAGCCTATTTGGTGGTGAGCTTGGCCCGCTGCGCTTCGATGGCAGTTTTGAGGCCGTTCATATCGGCGCCATTGACGACCACGCCGCCGACGATAAAGGTCGGCGTGCCATTGATTTCCAGTTGGGTGCCCAGCTTTTCGACGGCGTTAATGTGATCCTGCACCGCTTCGGATTTAGCCTTGGCGGCTATGGTCTGAGCGTCGAAACCCATCTGAGTCAAAGCCTGTGCGACCTCGGCTTCGGTGGTGAATTTCGATGCCATAAAGGCGTGATGGACTTCGGCGTAGCGGCCGCTGTCCTTGGTCGCCAGTGCATAAGACGCAAGCGCGCGCGAGGATTCGGCGATGATCGGATACTCCTTCACGACCACCCGCACGTCCTTGTTTTCCGCCAGAAGCTGCTCGACCTGCGGCGTCGACAACTTACAATAGGCGCAGTTGTAATCGAGGAATTCCACGATGGTGATCGGCCCGTTCGGGTTGCCCATGACCGGATCGCGGGCATCGCTGTAGAGAGCCTCATGATTGGCCTTAATAGCGATATCAGCGGCTTTTTGCTTTTCCGCGGCCTTAACTTCGTCCAGCTTTTTAATGGTGTCTTCGAGGATTTTGGGCTGGTTGGCGAGGCCCTGACGCACCTGAAGGCTCTGGACGCCCGGCACCACATAGGGCGCACCGGCCAGAATGACGGCCACAACGCCCAGCGCTATGGCGATGTTGGGTTTGCTGAACCATGAAGCCACGGATGCGGTGGCGGGTTTCGTCTCAGGAGGCGTGTCGGTCACGGGCGGGACTTCTTATTTTTTGGTTTTTGTAACCTCTTCGACCGGGTCAATGCCCATGGCCGCAGAGGTGGTGATGACGATATCGCGGGCGCGACGGAACTCAGGGGAGTTCTTATCGAGATTCTTTTGAGACCATACCGCAAAGGTGCGCGCCTGACGGAAATTGCCGTTGAAGAACTCGGCTTCGGCTGAGGCAAGGCGCGCCTCACCGGCACGGCCCAAGCCGTCATAGGCCTGCGCCAAAAGTCGCCAGGCAAAGCTGTTGTCGTCTTCGGCTTGCAGCGACAGTTTAAGCTGCCGGATGGCTTCCTCTGCGTCGTCCTTAGTGCCGGTCGCAATCAGGGTCTGGCCAAGATTGAGGTGCAGCAAGGGCGCCCCCGGCATTAGTTCAACCGATTTCAAATGGGCGGGCTTGGATAGTTCCGCCTGACCGGTCTCGAAATAAATCTGGCCCTTAAGCTCCCACAGATAGGGATTATTCGGCTGTTCAGCGAGGAGCTTATCCAGTTCCGTCAGCGCCTTTTGCACCTCAGTCTGCTTATAATAGGCAATCACGCGGGCATAACGGGCCGGGTAGGACGTATCCGTTTCAGGATATTTCTGAAACACGAACTGCGCGGGATCAAGAAAGCC encodes:
- a CDS encoding DUF2155 domain-containing protein, which gives rise to MVNKPKTGMLKTRLLWGLVPVMAVAGVAIAQIPPDEEPPARQGRYVDSQNYDPEPYYVDGVEFKPYVPEGARKVTSRTDTRPVAPQTPPATRGIASGQPVPATSSDAAASATVAAAPSLKGAVGDGEEASETVEAPKVPAKRQRHGAAIIQALDKVTAETVRFEARVGKPVRYKGLIYTVKACETTTDEEAQGDIIAYMEVQSSPQITETTKIMPKPRSIFRGWTYASSPGINGLQHPVYDAWVISCRAPLVRKS
- the aspS gene encoding aspartate--tRNA ligase, yielding MHIYRSHTCGALRATDDQAAVRLSGWVHRKRDHGGLLFIDLRDHYGLTQLVFDPATPGFDKVERVRAESVIRIDGKVVKRTSDTINANLPTGEVEVQVTSVEILSEAAELPLPVFGEPEYPEEIRLKNRFLDLRRETLHKNIVLRSRVIQSIRNRMVEQGFLEYQTPILTASSPEGARDFLVPSRMHPGKFYALPQAPQQFKQLLMVSGFDRYFQIAPCFRDEDLRADRSLEFYQLDVEMSFVTQEDVFAAIEPLMHGLFTEFGEGKRVSNYPFQRIPYRESIAKYGSDKPDLRNPIEMQDVSEHFRGSGFKVFASILEADAKNKVWAIPAKTGGSRAFCDRMNSWAQGEGQKGLGYIFWRTPEGASEGIEPSGPVAKNIGDERTEALRGQLGLDAGDAVFFVAGNPDEFYKFAGLARTKVGTDLGLVDEDQFRFCWIVDFPMFEWNDDEKKVDFSHNPFSMPQGEMEALLTKDPLDILAYQYDIVCNGYELCSGAIRNHKQDIMLKAFEIAGYDEAFVEAQFGGMLNAFKYGAPPHGGLAPGIDRIVMLLAGQTAIREIIAFPLNQQGQDVMMSAPSEALDKQLKELSIRTALPIKVS
- a CDS encoding pentapeptide repeat-containing protein, yielding MKRLLSLLAVMAVLASPVAAQNAGQIGRAQSGTSCAGCNLFQADFSNRELKGKNFAGARLRQADLSLGSFNRTSFAGGDLRDLNGFGALFSNANFAKANLTNATFVGAYLEGANFSGATLTGVNFSGAEMSSARGLTQRQLDGACGDRETQLPRGLRIPVC
- a CDS encoding ribonucleoside-diphosphate reductase, with amino-acid sequence MRLESDFSNRLIYDISLEDRFIERPDGYDEILAPRDWSNVRLEAWLDWADILPEDQPQLAPDIDHRIVHDDPFDLALGGAVERYAQRLTAWGYALGYFEDSQSAAHFLRELRASILLGYAAPALSLKSGHRIHPLAGDRVPEPPETKFWQLDDPACDRDLRQFLIAYRSDQISRTTRTHLHDALNEITTAIARAEGDHRTSLRHNPALARAAQAARKLGASDHLISLTIQSAQNAATDAVLPPWSQQTIDANSPPHEPKIALASRALIAAGDPSARLAAQVAQETGQLYLTFDPLDAQALAGQALAPKAAINVFGFYDADKGFDATAFSQCVALWTLALDIETATAFSATEDHALRRCFDRPLALTIGGVSELLMALNLSPADADGLDFAAGLMAAMQAQSLYISAQLATSHGAYKTFSADKDQILHSLSQQIYRISSLKGHADLKAHSLTLIQDALKTAKKSGLRHAQTTALFDDPELTLRLGVSLHDQPLSGLTSVLETEDGEIIETLSEATIAGLIRAGASLADARRHVLGARSLFEAPYLSPPQLKARGLTDFEIGRLEAALLTARNLTDVFNTIDKDFVRDIWGVSDEDILSPDYNLLTVMGFTAAQIAEAEAFIFGHQTLADFDNLTENQRAIFTAPGLKARLLMRQKLESFSSAPSAARIHIPFGQNLPDSLKLLSMAANMDLRAISLQPTTPPDDFHLDIPVIEDAPKRNLLEARPQPEPAQAKVVEKIVERDRSRQKLPDRRKGYIQKASVGGHKVYLHTGEYDDGSVGEIFIDMHKEGAAFRSMMNNFAIAVSIGLQYGVPLDEFVDAFVFTRFEPAGPVSGNDSIKSSTSILDYLFRELAISYLDRTDLANADPDALNADGLGDGEQTNDSEGIRASQLISKGFARGANTDNLVVIPFAKKASNDDIGMDLPPDS
- a CDS encoding NADH:ubiquinone oxidoreductase subunit NDUFA12, giving the protein MFAVLANMFTWWSSATIGTLWTIGRLGKFVGSDEFGNKYYEARDTKESYGDKKRRFVIYKGYADASKIPPDWHGWMHYVYDTPPSDTPLPRKSWEQPHLPNMSGTPLAQYPKGSLNAQTERQKSTGDYEAWKP